In the genome of Phycisphaeraceae bacterium, one region contains:
- a CDS encoding DNA recombination protein RmuC, whose protein sequence is MVIFTIVLGVLAAGALGAVVFLLADRARAARALDDAQTRCALATRERDEIRAELGVARQESAAHAARLGEAQERERREAERFQAQIATLKESFNSLAGDALKNSSEQFLSLAKQTFEKHHAQTNASVEEKQKAVDALLKPIQDALKKTDEKLGLMEKERVGAYEGLLAQVRQMQESGRQLSERTGDLVKALRKPQVRGRYGEIQLERVVEVAGMRNYCDFTTQDSSRNDDGRLLRPDMIVRLPNGRVVIIDAKCNIEAYLDAIEAETPELAEQHLDRFARHVFEQVKKLSDKTYWKVEQGSAEFVVMFVPGDQFIDAALQRRPELLDMAAQNGVILASPSTLIGLLRAVNVGWREAVLTESANELFTLGKELHDRVGRVVEYIGSLGKAIDAARDRYNKLVGSVESRVMPTLRRFEEKGAATAKVVEELKPLDGATRLPALSEGEGDATSGEA, encoded by the coding sequence ATGGTGATCTTCACGATCGTGCTCGGCGTGCTCGCCGCCGGCGCCCTGGGCGCCGTCGTGTTCCTGCTGGCGGACCGCGCCCGCGCCGCGAGGGCCCTCGACGACGCCCAGACGCGCTGCGCGCTCGCGACCCGCGAGCGCGACGAGATCCGCGCCGAACTCGGCGTCGCGCGCCAGGAGAGCGCCGCCCACGCGGCGCGCCTCGGCGAGGCGCAGGAGCGAGAACGCCGCGAGGCCGAACGCTTCCAGGCGCAGATCGCCACCCTGAAGGAATCCTTCAACTCGCTCGCCGGCGACGCGCTCAAGAACAGCAGCGAGCAGTTCCTCTCGCTGGCGAAGCAGACCTTCGAGAAGCACCACGCCCAGACCAACGCGAGCGTCGAGGAGAAGCAGAAGGCGGTCGACGCGCTGCTCAAGCCGATCCAGGACGCGCTCAAGAAGACCGACGAGAAGCTCGGGCTCATGGAGAAGGAGCGCGTCGGCGCGTACGAGGGCCTGCTGGCGCAGGTGCGGCAGATGCAGGAGAGCGGGCGGCAGCTCAGCGAGCGCACCGGCGACCTGGTGAAGGCCCTGCGCAAGCCCCAGGTCCGGGGTCGCTACGGCGAGATCCAGCTCGAGCGCGTTGTCGAGGTCGCCGGCATGCGGAACTACTGCGACTTCACCACGCAGGACAGCTCGCGCAACGACGACGGGCGCCTGCTCCGGCCCGACATGATCGTGAGACTGCCCAACGGGCGCGTCGTCATCATCGACGCCAAGTGCAACATCGAGGCGTACCTCGACGCGATCGAGGCCGAGACGCCCGAACTGGCCGAGCAGCACCTCGACCGCTTCGCGCGCCACGTGTTCGAACAGGTGAAGAAACTCAGCGATAAGACCTACTGGAAGGTCGAGCAGGGCTCGGCCGAGTTCGTCGTGATGTTCGTGCCCGGAGACCAGTTCATCGACGCCGCCCTGCAACGCCGGCCGGAACTGCTCGACATGGCGGCGCAGAACGGCGTGATCCTCGCCAGCCCCAGCACGCTCATCGGGCTGCTGCGCGCCGTGAATGTCGGCTGGCGCGAGGCGGTGCTGACCGAGAGCGCCAACGAGCTGTTCACCCTCGGCAAAGAGCTGCACGATCGCGTCGGGCGCGTGGTGGAGTACATCGGCAGTCTCGGCAAGGCCATCGACGCGGCCCGCGACCGCTACAACAAGCTCGTCGGCTCGGTCGAGTCGCGCGTCATGCCCACGCTGCGCCGCTTCGAGGAGAAGGGCGCCGCCACCGCGAAGGTCGTCGAGGAACTCAAGCCCCTCGACGGCGCGACGCGCCTGCCGGCGCTCTCCGAAGGCGAGGGCGACGCGACCAGCGGCGAGGCGTAA
- a CDS encoding insulinase family protein, with the protein MSAQQVNAQVTDDVITKRSKVLIVSQAHAAEGQVSLRLVMKGGAGADPAGASGLAHIMSHALWDSAMDRLEARAAKGDQRARSLLASMGGRQHAHRAATVDMRATTYRIDLTNASDETVAEALALLSEVRAGIGLHKPASLESALASVREELRGWTSPYLRVNQCATRALFEPLGIAPGPFVGRADELEALSPEDLKSHAFRAHWGDGSPTLIVAGDTGDLTEEGLTREVLVTAMAPAFARPPARRHETAGTPDAIVVRDPEIMFGVAELIRVERGVGASPETRWIMTPGQPDTMRESVLRAAGAEALKRRLELATEGMTGEDALSELVVMSKAFSPGVWLNIVHAMNAPGRWDHAMGVLATEIRRVEAHGYSEGEARLALTMALREFESAARRENAETSADAADRIAELVRLGEPVRTPSERLLAVREAIAGAGAAELRDATIRAFGLREGLTALAATGVADERASERALVRLIARARADEPAALEHGLVEPASAESLLPPTATEARALALRADPASGVLSATLANNLVVHHREATPGGGTVTVEITVGGGEIDEKPGVPRGITDAALSAWRDAATSSLSSRDIRDALAGADLRVRAWADHDLVRLSIRASRDDLETALALAGALLREPRVEASSLERWRHSALERASLARTQPFDALRGAMWAPGVEGDDRRVSPPSDEDLRAITPELAQAWLDDLLERGSVEVAIVGDATRADAMHLGARLLGSIPTRRAIVPSALREDAPARGRTPMRADLELDTLASHAAALVGFVSDAGDDAFSWAIMELAARSLAPRVRDALSGDLAIANEARAMFLPVDGWRGFSMCYTPMLVAPDRVGLAVEAAERVYETVALEGLSDEEFERARAAASRALDAELLEPGAWARALSVSTRRAQPVDLLQRRREALSGVDAASVQREIADRLRGGDAVRVVVRPAAR; encoded by the coding sequence GTGTCGGCGCAGCAAGTCAACGCGCAGGTCACAGACGATGTCATTACCAAGCGTTCGAAGGTTCTGATCGTCTCGCAGGCGCACGCCGCCGAGGGGCAGGTCTCGCTGCGCCTGGTGATGAAGGGCGGCGCCGGCGCGGACCCGGCAGGCGCGAGCGGCCTGGCGCACATCATGAGCCACGCGCTCTGGGACTCGGCGATGGACCGCCTCGAAGCCCGCGCCGCGAAGGGAGACCAGCGCGCCCGGTCGCTGCTCGCGTCGATGGGCGGGCGCCAGCACGCGCACCGGGCGGCGACGGTCGACATGCGCGCGACGACCTACCGGATCGATCTGACCAACGCGAGCGACGAGACCGTCGCGGAAGCGCTCGCCCTCTTGAGTGAAGTGCGCGCGGGAATCGGGCTGCACAAGCCCGCGTCCCTCGAGAGCGCGCTGGCGAGCGTGCGCGAGGAGCTGCGAGGATGGACCTCGCCATATCTTCGCGTCAATCAGTGCGCGACCCGCGCGCTCTTCGAACCGCTCGGGATCGCGCCCGGCCCGTTCGTTGGCCGCGCCGACGAGCTCGAAGCACTCTCGCCCGAAGACCTCAAGTCGCACGCGTTCCGCGCGCACTGGGGCGACGGATCGCCGACGCTGATCGTCGCCGGGGACACCGGCGATCTGACCGAGGAGGGCCTCACCCGAGAGGTGCTCGTCACCGCCATGGCGCCCGCCTTCGCGAGGCCCCCAGCCCGTCGCCATGAAACCGCCGGCACGCCCGACGCGATCGTCGTCCGTGACCCCGAGATCATGTTCGGCGTCGCCGAGTTGATCCGCGTCGAGCGCGGCGTCGGGGCGTCTCCCGAGACACGGTGGATCATGACCCCGGGCCAACCCGACACGATGCGCGAGTCCGTCCTGCGCGCCGCCGGCGCCGAGGCGCTCAAGCGCCGGCTCGAACTCGCGACCGAGGGCATGACCGGCGAGGACGCGCTCAGCGAGCTGGTCGTCATGAGCAAGGCCTTCAGCCCGGGTGTCTGGCTGAACATCGTGCACGCGATGAACGCGCCCGGGCGCTGGGACCACGCGATGGGCGTGCTCGCGACCGAGATCCGGCGCGTCGAGGCGCACGGGTACAGCGAGGGAGAGGCCCGGCTCGCGCTGACCATGGCCCTTCGCGAGTTCGAGAGCGCCGCCCGGCGCGAGAACGCCGAGACCAGCGCCGACGCCGCCGACCGGATCGCCGAGCTGGTGCGCCTGGGCGAGCCGGTGCGCACCCCGTCCGAGCGACTCCTCGCCGTGCGCGAAGCCATCGCAGGCGCAGGCGCCGCCGAGCTGCGCGACGCGACGATCCGCGCCTTCGGGCTGCGCGAGGGCCTGACGGCGCTGGCGGCGACCGGCGTGGCCGACGAGCGTGCGAGCGAACGTGCCCTCGTCAGACTGATCGCGCGGGCCCGCGCCGACGAGCCCGCGGCGCTGGAGCACGGGCTGGTCGAGCCGGCGTCCGCCGAATCGCTGCTGCCGCCAACCGCGACCGAGGCACGCGCGCTGGCGCTGCGGGCCGACCCCGCGTCGGGCGTGCTCAGCGCGACGCTGGCGAACAACCTCGTGGTGCACCACCGCGAGGCGACGCCGGGCGGCGGAACGGTCACGGTCGAGATCACCGTCGGGGGCGGCGAGATCGACGAGAAGCCCGGCGTGCCGCGGGGAATCACCGACGCGGCCCTGAGCGCGTGGCGCGACGCGGCCACCTCGTCGCTCTCCTCGCGCGACATCCGCGACGCGCTGGCCGGCGCCGACCTGCGCGTGCGCGCATGGGCCGATCACGACCTCGTGCGTCTGTCGATCCGCGCGTCGCGCGACGACCTGGAGACGGCGCTCGCGCTGGCCGGCGCGCTGCTGCGCGAGCCGCGCGTCGAGGCGTCGTCGCTGGAGCGCTGGCGCCACTCCGCCCTCGAGCGCGCCTCGCTCGCGAGGACCCAGCCCTTCGACGCGCTGCGCGGCGCGATGTGGGCCCCGGGCGTCGAGGGCGACGACCGGCGCGTGAGCCCGCCCAGCGACGAGGACCTGCGCGCGATCACCCCCGAACTCGCGCAGGCGTGGCTCGACGACCTGCTCGAGCGCGGGTCCGTGGAGGTCGCGATCGTGGGCGACGCGACGCGCGCCGACGCGATGCACCTGGGCGCGCGCCTCCTCGGGAGCATCCCAACGCGCCGTGCGATCGTCCCCTCGGCGCTGCGCGAGGACGCCCCGGCGCGCGGGCGCACGCCGATGCGCGCCGATCTGGAGCTCGACACGCTCGCGTCGCACGCCGCCGCCCTCGTCGGGTTCGTGAGCGACGCCGGCGACGACGCGTTCTCCTGGGCGATCATGGAGCTGGCCGCCAGGTCGCTCGCGCCGCGCGTGCGCGACGCGCTGTCGGGCGACCTCGCGATCGCCAACGAGGCGCGGGCGATGTTCCTGCCCGTCGATGGCTGGCGCGGGTTCTCGATGTGCTACACGCCCATGCTCGTCGCCCCGGATCGGGTCGGGCTCGCCGTCGAGGCGGCCGAGCGCGTCTACGAGACGGTCGCGCTCGAGGGCCTTTCCGACGAGGAGTTCGAGCGCGCCCGCGCCGCGGCGAGCCGGGCGCTCGACGCCGAGCTGCTCGAGCCGGGCGCGTGGGCGCGCGCCCTGAGCGTCTCGACTCGGCGCGCCCAGCCGGTCGACCTCCTCCAGCGCCGGCGCGAAGCCCTGTCCGGCGTCGACGCCGCCAGCGTCCAGCGCGAGATCGCCGATCGCCTCCGGGGCGGCGACGCGGTGCGCGTGGTCGTCCGACCCGCGGCGCGCTGA
- the dnaE gene encoding DNA polymerase III subunit alpha produces the protein MAGTPQDVVSPGDAIPREQQFVHLHLHSEYSLLDGGNRLDKLIARVKALGMTSVAVTDHGNLFGAMAFYWAAKNAGIKPILGCEAYVAPNHRTDKVHTGVQDGGFHLVLLAENNAGWQNLLYLASEAYLTGFYYKPRIDKELLSTRSDGLIAINGHLGSELAHHLVEFEKTKDPAHWKNAVACAEWHAKTFKPGPKGPRFYVELQRHVPEQEAINPHLKRLARELELPLVCDNDSHFLLEEDWDAHDTLCCISMGKIKSDENRLKYPKDLFVKSPEQMRALFSDCPEAVDNTVEIAERCEVDIEIGNHAPVVRVVRPKKAKAYKGEKDLTAWFKAFCAEFTLEPFDSNSATDEREAKKLEKECDDTLRDLSNAGLIWRYGPEILTDEDDATRTADEKRAIRARLERELTILADKSISAYFLIVWDFVNWGRQRGVPAMARGSGVGTMVGYVLGLSNACPVKYGLLFERFTDPNRSEYPDIDIDLCQDRRSDVISYVREKYGHVAQIITFGTLKARAAIRDIGRVMDIPLPEVDKIAKLVPEGINVTIDVALQQEPDLRAMYDADPRTRQLLDTGRTLEGQVRHASVHAAGVIVATRPLHEIVPLYKAPGSDDVVTQWDGPTCEKMGLLKMDFLGLRTLSVIERAKHLIRTTLPESAIRAAVGWDDARAGDPLDLDRLAFDDQRVFECFRRADTTGVFQFESGGMRRLLSEMRPDRLEDLIAANALFRPGPMDLIPTYNKRKHREEQVPSVHPIVDRFTAETYGVMVYQEQVMQICHELGGISLRDAYSLIKAISKKKQKTIDAAKPEFIEGAVRKGMGKREADELFELILKFAGYGFNKSHSTAYAITAYHTAYLKTYFPNQYMAAFLTYESQALKVDEWIKYLDDCRKTVFPDSENGSHVGVEVKPPDINLSESDFSVVFVDGETRDNCHGHVRFGLRALKGAGAKAIEAVIAERERSGPFTSLHDFCERVPSGSLNKATIEALVCAGAFDSVHGRDKRANMVATIESAVAAGQTIARDRAAGQNALFGFGGGDDAPAPAPPLANAEPWGERELLQREKDTLGFYLSSHPLAQHGEKLEHFATATTTTVREAKQDERHVVGGLVKSARIIVTRNGKTAGSKMAIVTFEDRAGTVESVLFSDCYAKYGHLIVEDAILLMMGKVDHSRGDAQIIVDKVCDLETAATELGRRIEVVIDERRLNGSSEKALRDLREVVEAHAGREEPAALPSGEKRPRATPLQIVLRTQAGKRVTLEASAWRVSPTDDLLAALTRTMGNHNVRLVTDTSPGIEERHRYPSRGPRSGMREPAFA, from the coding sequence ATGGCCGGAACACCACAAGATGTTGTATCACCGGGGGATGCCATCCCTCGTGAGCAGCAGTTCGTCCATCTCCACCTGCACTCGGAGTACTCGCTGCTCGACGGCGGGAACCGGCTCGACAAGCTCATCGCGCGCGTGAAGGCGCTGGGGATGACCTCGGTCGCCGTCACCGACCACGGCAACCTGTTCGGCGCGATGGCGTTCTACTGGGCCGCCAAGAACGCCGGCATCAAGCCCATCCTGGGGTGCGAGGCGTATGTCGCGCCCAACCACCGGACCGACAAGGTCCACACCGGCGTGCAGGACGGCGGGTTCCACCTTGTCCTCCTCGCGGAGAACAACGCCGGTTGGCAGAACCTGCTGTACCTCGCGTCCGAGGCGTACCTGACCGGCTTCTACTACAAGCCGCGGATCGACAAGGAGCTGCTCTCGACGCGCTCCGACGGGCTGATCGCGATCAACGGGCACCTGGGCTCGGAACTCGCTCACCACCTCGTCGAGTTCGAGAAGACCAAGGACCCGGCGCACTGGAAGAACGCGGTCGCGTGCGCCGAGTGGCACGCGAAGACCTTCAAGCCCGGGCCGAAGGGCCCCCGGTTCTATGTCGAGCTGCAGCGCCATGTGCCCGAGCAGGAGGCGATCAACCCCCACCTCAAGCGCCTGGCGCGCGAGCTTGAACTGCCTCTGGTCTGCGACAACGACTCGCACTTCCTGCTGGAAGAGGACTGGGACGCGCACGACACGCTGTGCTGCATCTCGATGGGCAAGATCAAGTCCGACGAGAACCGGCTGAAGTATCCCAAGGACCTGTTCGTCAAGTCGCCCGAGCAGATGCGCGCGCTCTTCAGCGACTGCCCCGAGGCGGTCGACAACACGGTCGAGATCGCCGAGCGCTGCGAGGTCGACATCGAGATCGGCAACCATGCGCCGGTCGTGCGCGTGGTGCGCCCGAAGAAGGCGAAGGCGTACAAGGGCGAGAAGGACCTCACCGCGTGGTTCAAGGCCTTCTGCGCCGAGTTCACGCTCGAGCCGTTCGATTCCAACAGCGCCACCGACGAGAGGGAAGCGAAGAAGCTCGAGAAGGAGTGCGACGACACGCTGCGCGATCTCTCGAACGCGGGGCTGATCTGGCGCTACGGGCCCGAGATCCTCACCGACGAGGACGACGCGACGCGCACCGCCGACGAGAAGCGCGCCATCCGCGCGCGTCTCGAGCGCGAACTCACGATCCTCGCCGACAAGTCGATCTCGGCGTACTTCCTGATCGTGTGGGACTTCGTGAACTGGGGTCGGCAGCGCGGCGTCCCGGCGATGGCCCGCGGCTCCGGCGTCGGCACGATGGTCGGTTATGTGCTGGGCCTCTCCAACGCGTGCCCGGTGAAGTACGGCCTGCTCTTCGAGCGGTTCACCGACCCGAACCGCTCGGAATACCCCGATATCGATATCGATCTGTGCCAGGACCGGCGCTCCGATGTCATCAGCTATGTGCGCGAGAAGTACGGGCACGTCGCGCAGATCATCACCTTCGGGACGCTGAAGGCGCGTGCCGCGATCCGCGACATCGGGCGCGTGATGGACATCCCGCTGCCCGAGGTGGACAAGATCGCGAAGCTGGTGCCCGAGGGGATCAACGTCACGATCGATGTCGCGCTCCAGCAGGAGCCCGACCTCAGGGCGATGTATGACGCCGACCCGCGCACGAGGCAGTTGCTCGACACGGGTCGCACGCTCGAGGGCCAGGTCCGCCACGCGAGCGTGCACGCGGCGGGCGTGATCGTGGCGACGCGACCGCTCCACGAGATCGTGCCGCTGTACAAGGCGCCCGGCTCGGACGACGTCGTGACCCAGTGGGACGGCCCGACCTGCGAGAAGATGGGCCTTCTCAAGATGGACTTCCTGGGCCTGCGCACGCTCAGCGTGATCGAGCGCGCCAAGCACCTCATCCGCACGACGCTCCCCGAGAGCGCGATCCGCGCCGCGGTCGGGTGGGACGACGCGCGCGCCGGCGACCCGCTCGACCTCGACCGCCTCGCGTTCGACGACCAGCGCGTGTTCGAGTGCTTCCGGCGCGCCGACACGACCGGCGTGTTCCAGTTCGAATCCGGCGGCATGCGCCGGCTGCTCTCCGAGATGCGCCCCGACCGTCTCGAGGACCTGATCGCGGCGAACGCGCTCTTCCGCCCGGGGCCGATGGACCTCATCCCGACCTACAACAAGCGCAAGCACCGCGAGGAGCAGGTCCCGTCGGTCCACCCGATCGTCGACCGCTTCACCGCAGAGACCTACGGCGTGATGGTGTACCAGGAGCAGGTCATGCAGATCTGCCACGAGCTGGGAGGCATCTCGCTGCGCGACGCGTACTCGCTGATCAAAGCGATCAGCAAGAAGAAGCAGAAGACCATCGACGCCGCCAAGCCCGAGTTCATCGAGGGCGCGGTCAGAAAGGGCATGGGCAAGCGCGAGGCAGACGAGCTCTTTGAGTTGATCCTGAAGTTCGCGGGGTACGGCTTCAACAAGTCGCACTCGACGGCGTACGCGATCACTGCGTACCACACCGCGTACCTGAAGACCTATTTCCCGAACCAGTACATGGCCGCGTTCCTGACCTACGAGAGCCAGGCGCTGAAGGTCGATGAGTGGATCAAGTACCTGGATGACTGCCGCAAGACGGTGTTCCCCGATTCGGAGAACGGCTCGCACGTCGGCGTCGAGGTGAAGCCCCCGGACATCAACCTGTCGGAGTCGGACTTCTCGGTCGTGTTCGTCGACGGCGAGACGCGCGACAACTGCCACGGGCACGTGCGGTTCGGCCTGCGCGCGCTCAAGGGCGCCGGGGCGAAGGCCATCGAGGCGGTCATCGCCGAGCGGGAGCGCTCCGGCCCGTTCACCTCGCTGCACGATTTCTGCGAGCGGGTGCCCTCGGGCTCGCTCAACAAGGCGACGATCGAGGCGCTGGTCTGCGCCGGCGCGTTCGACTCGGTGCACGGGCGCGACAAGCGGGCCAACATGGTCGCGACCATCGAGTCGGCGGTCGCGGCCGGGCAGACGATCGCGCGCGACCGCGCCGCCGGCCAGAACGCGCTCTTCGGGTTCGGGGGCGGTGACGACGCGCCCGCGCCCGCGCCGCCGCTGGCGAACGCCGAGCCGTGGGGCGAGCGGGAACTGCTGCAGCGCGAGAAGGACACCCTCGGGTTCTATCTGTCGTCGCACCCGCTCGCGCAGCACGGCGAGAAACTCGAGCACTTCGCGACGGCGACGACGACCACGGTGCGCGAGGCAAAGCAGGACGAGCGCCATGTCGTGGGCGGGCTGGTGAAGTCGGCGCGCATCATCGTGACGCGCAACGGCAAGACCGCCGGCTCGAAGATGGCGATCGTGACCTTCGAGGACCGCGCAGGGACCGTCGAGTCCGTGCTGTTCTCCGACTGCTACGCCAAGTACGGGCATCTCATCGTCGAGGACGCGATCCTGCTCATGATGGGCAAGGTCGACCACTCGCGCGGCGACGCGCAGATCATCGTCGACAAGGTCTGCGATCTCGAAACGGCGGCGACCGAACTCGGGCGGCGCATCGAGGTGGTCATCGACGAGCGACGGCTCAACGGGTCTTCCGAGAAGGCCCTGCGCGACCTGCGCGAGGTCGTCGAGGCCCACGCCGGGCGCGAGGAGCCCGCCGCGCTGCCCAGCGGCGAGAAACGCCCGCGCGCCACACCGCTCCAGATCGTGCTGCGCACCCAGGCCGGCAAGCGCGTCACCCTCGAAGCGTCGGCCTGGCGCGTCAGCCCCACCGACGACCTGCTCGCCGCGCTCACCAGAACGATGGGGAACCACAATGTCCGTTTGGTGACCGACACCTCGCCTGGCATCGAGGAGCGACACAGGTACCCGTCGCGCGGCCCACGGTCAGGGATGCGCGAGCCGGCGTTCGCGTGA
- a CDS encoding sigma-70 family RNA polymerase sigma factor gives MSSGSADEAAISLLYEELRRLSASAVRHERAEFGVLTTDILHKAFERLFLRPRAEGKPVHWKDRHEFYGAAAQTVRRILIEEARKRLAIKRGGGVRHVPIENIRDALAAPPDFLLRLDEELAALRSLNDRASRVVELRFFGGYSSEEIADALGVSARTVRRDWDIARLWLYRRIAGEGSGEFATLVEPNEDPEAQQP, from the coding sequence GTGAGCAGTGGTTCCGCGGACGAAGCCGCCATCTCCTTGCTGTACGAAGAGTTGCGTCGGCTCTCGGCGTCGGCGGTGCGGCATGAGCGCGCCGAGTTCGGCGTCCTGACCACGGACATTCTTCATAAAGCGTTCGAGCGCCTGTTCTTGCGCCCTCGCGCCGAGGGCAAGCCCGTGCACTGGAAGGACCGGCACGAGTTCTACGGCGCCGCGGCCCAGACGGTGCGCCGCATCCTGATCGAAGAGGCCCGGAAGCGCCTCGCGATCAAGCGGGGGGGCGGCGTCAGGCATGTCCCGATCGAGAACATCCGGGACGCGCTGGCCGCGCCCCCGGACTTCCTCCTCCGGCTCGACGAGGAGCTGGCGGCGTTGCGGTCGCTGAACGATCGCGCGTCGCGCGTCGTGGAGCTTCGGTTCTTCGGGGGGTATTCATCGGAAGAGATCGCCGACGCGCTGGGCGTTTCGGCGCGCACCGTGCGCCGCGACTGGGACATCGCGCGTCTCTGGCTGTACCGGCGCATCGCGGGAGAGGGCTCGGGGGAATTCGCGACGCTGGTCGAGCCGAACGAAGATCCCGAAGCGCAGCAGCCCTAA
- a CDS encoding PhoH family protein: MDVTIRVPSGADRVTFLGSGDRNLKMIREALGVHVAARDHDIRVSGEPQAVAAARRVLERIGVLTSETGAAGSERMLSRREVLNIIADAASNTVGEGAEFESEDAIEYHLRQDDRAAWEGPLEAYAAGRRVAGKSDNQTAYLEAIRTHDMVFCIGPAGTGKTYLAVAAAVHALKTGRVKKLVLVRPAVEAGEKLGFLPGDLQAKVNPYLRPLFDALHDMMDFPTIKRFMINDVIEVVPLAYMRGRTLNDACIILDEAQNTTVSQMKMFLTRMGQRSKMIVTGDTTQIDLDDPTQSGLIDAARRLRRVPGISFVALDRADIVRHSLVQKIVEAYGDDRPGERPENHSPVPPGATGPTS, encoded by the coding sequence GTGGATGTCACCATCCGTGTCCCTTCCGGCGCCGACCGTGTGACCTTCCTGGGCTCCGGCGACCGCAACCTGAAGATGATCCGCGAGGCGCTGGGCGTTCATGTCGCGGCGCGCGATCACGATATCAGGGTTTCTGGAGAGCCGCAGGCCGTCGCCGCCGCCCGGCGCGTGCTGGAGCGCATCGGCGTGCTGACGAGTGAGACCGGAGCGGCGGGGAGCGAACGGATGCTCTCGCGGCGCGAGGTGCTGAACATCATCGCCGACGCGGCGTCCAACACTGTTGGCGAGGGCGCCGAGTTCGAGAGCGAGGACGCGATCGAGTACCACCTGCGACAGGACGACCGCGCCGCGTGGGAGGGTCCGCTGGAGGCCTACGCCGCCGGTCGGCGCGTCGCGGGCAAGAGCGACAACCAGACCGCGTACCTCGAGGCGATCCGCACGCACGACATGGTGTTCTGCATCGGCCCGGCCGGCACGGGCAAGACTTATCTGGCGGTGGCGGCGGCGGTCCACGCGCTCAAGACCGGGCGCGTGAAGAAGCTCGTTCTCGTCCGCCCGGCGGTCGAGGCCGGCGAGAAGCTCGGCTTCCTCCCCGGCGACCTGCAGGCGAAGGTGAACCCCTACCTGCGCCCGCTCTTCGACGCGCTGCACGACATGATGGACTTTCCGACCATCAAGCGATTCATGATCAACGATGTGATCGAGGTCGTTCCCCTGGCCTACATGCGCGGGCGCACGCTCAACGACGCGTGCATCATCCTCGACGAGGCGCAGAACACCACCGTCTCGCAGATGAAGATGTTCCTCACGCGCATGGGCCAGCGCTCGAAGATGATCGTCACGGGCGACACCACCCAGATCGACCTCGACGACCCCACCCAGTCCGGGCTCATCGACGCGGCCAGGCGCCTGCGCCGAGTCCCGGGCATCTCCTTCGTCGCCCTCGACCGCGCCGACATCGTGCGTCACTCTCTCGTCCAGAAGATCGTGGAGGCCTACGGCGACGACCGCCCGGGCGAGAGGCCCGAGAACCATTCACCCGTCCCGCCCGGAGCGACCGGGCCCACGTCCTGA